In the Candidatus Omnitrophota bacterium genome, one interval contains:
- a CDS encoding 3-oxoacyl-ACP reductase family protein — protein MLENKVAVVTGASRGIGRAIVLMLAREGCHVAFNYQKSRAEAAALEKEAAALSVKCRASQVDIKDFAAVKAWVEEVKKEFGRLDILVNNAGIIIDKALVMMEEKDWREVIDTNLNGCFNASRACIYTFLRQKSGDIVNISSVSGVVGLPRQTNYSASKGGINAFTKALAKETAGYGVRVNAVAPGFIETEILAGFTSEQKEKIIKDIPLGRIGSVEDVAACVRFLLGPQSRYITGQVIQVDGGLAVR, from the coding sequence ATTTTGGAAAATAAAGTGGCTGTTGTCACCGGCGCGTCGCGCGGCATCGGGCGGGCGATCGTATTGATGCTGGCCCGCGAAGGGTGCCATGTGGCGTTCAATTATCAGAAAAGCCGGGCCGAGGCCGCGGCCCTGGAGAAGGAAGCGGCCGCCCTAAGCGTGAAATGCCGCGCCAGCCAGGTGGACATCAAGGATTTCGCGGCCGTCAAGGCGTGGGTCGAAGAGGTCAAAAAGGAATTCGGCCGGCTGGACATCCTGGTCAACAACGCGGGCATCATCATCGACAAGGCCCTGGTCATGATGGAGGAAAAGGACTGGCGCGAAGTCATCGACACCAATCTCAACGGATGCTTCAACGCCTCCCGGGCCTGTATCTACACATTTTTGCGGCAGAAGAGCGGCGACATCGTCAATATTTCATCGGTGAGCGGCGTGGTCGGGCTTCCTCGGCAGACCAACTATTCCGCCTCCAAGGGCGGGATCAACGCCTTCACCAAGGCCCTGGCCAAGGAAACCGCCGGATACGGCGTCCGGGTCAACGCCGTGGCCCCGGGGTTCATCGAGACCGAGATCCTGGCCGGTTTTACATCCGAGCAGAAAGAAAAGATTATTAAGGACATCCCGCTGGGACGGATCGGCAGTGTTGAAGACGTGGCCGCGTGCGTCAGGTTCCTGCTGGGGCCGCAGTCCCGATACATCACGGGCCAGGTGATTCAGGTGGACGGCGGGCTGGCCGTCCGGTAG
- a CDS encoding beta-ketoacyl-[acyl-carrier-protein] synthase family protein has protein sequence MAERVVITGLGILTCNGKGREDYWQALREGRDGIRPVSLFDTAEFNVKQAGEVSDFDATIYMGIKGLRTLDRSTKLLVSAARLAIADSGFTITEENTDDVGVSCGTTLGSLKSISDFDEVTLREGPRNTNPALFPNTVINSPASQVSIWNNIKGFNTTISTGFTASMDAIQYGCEFIMWDRAKLVYAGGVEELCMQTFFGFYALKFMSGSKDGQPFINCPFDKRRNGIAFAEGACLIAFEEEQHALARGAKILGEVLSFGYSFDTARRYKYNPRGTGLKIAMTEALNNAELKPSDIDCIFSDANSTPGGDKVEALAIKEVFGDHAKKVPVTAVKSMIGESFSVCGAFNVSAALMALNHDFIPPTINYREPDPDCDLNYVVNTGRKARLKNILVMNFSPTGSNNCMVLGRYEK, from the coding sequence ATGGCTGAACGCGTCGTCATCACCGGACTTGGCATCCTGACCTGCAACGGCAAGGGACGGGAGGATTACTGGCAGGCCCTTAGAGAAGGGCGTGACGGGATCCGTCCGGTTTCGCTGTTTGACACGGCGGAGTTCAACGTCAAACAGGCCGGCGAGGTCAGCGATTTTGACGCCACGATCTACATGGGCATAAAAGGGTTGCGGACCCTGGACCGGAGCACCAAGCTTTTGGTCTCGGCCGCACGGCTCGCCATCGCGGACAGCGGTTTTACCATCACCGAAGAGAACACGGACGACGTTGGCGTCTCCTGCGGCACCACGCTGGGGAGTTTGAAAAGCATCAGTGATTTCGACGAGGTGACGCTCCGCGAAGGCCCGCGCAACACCAACCCCGCCCTGTTTCCCAACACGGTCATTAATTCTCCCGCCAGCCAGGTTTCCATCTGGAACAACATCAAGGGATTTAATACCACCATCTCTACCGGGTTCACCGCCAGCATGGACGCGATCCAGTACGGCTGCGAGTTCATCATGTGGGACCGGGCCAAACTGGTCTATGCCGGCGGGGTGGAAGAGCTGTGCATGCAGACGTTCTTCGGATTTTACGCCCTCAAGTTTATGTCGGGTTCGAAGGACGGACAGCCTTTCATCAATTGTCCGTTTGACAAGCGCAGGAACGGCATCGCCTTCGCGGAGGGCGCGTGCCTGATCGCCTTTGAAGAGGAACAGCACGCCCTGGCGCGAGGGGCCAAAATCTTGGGAGAGGTCTTGTCCTTCGGGTACAGCTTTGACACGGCCCGCCGCTACAAGTATAATCCGAGGGGGACAGGGCTGAAGATCGCCATGACCGAGGCCTTGAACAACGCGGAGCTTAAACCGTCGGATATCGACTGCATTTTTTCCGACGCCAATTCCACCCCTGGCGGGGACAAGGTGGAAGCCCTGGCGATCAAAGAGGTCTTCGGCGACCATGCCAAGAAGGTCCCGGTCACGGCGGTCAAGTCCATGATCGGCGAATCTTTCAGCGTCTGCGGCGCGTTCAACGTCTCCGCCGCCCTGATGGCCCTGAACCACGATTTCATCCCGCCCACGATCAATTACCGGGAACCGGACCCGGACTGCGATTTGAATTATGTCGTCAACACGGGCCGCAAGGCCCGGCTGAAGAATATCCTGGTGATGAATTTCAGCCCGACCGGCAGCAATAACTGCATGGTGCTGGGCCGTTATGAAAAATGA
- the fabZ gene encoding 3-hydroxyacyl-ACP dehydratase FabZ, whose translation MELDIRQIQKIIPHRFPFLLIDRVTVLEPGVKLTAIKNVSINESFFVGHFPDEKVMPGVLIIEGMAQAGCVYFYYSKNLQGKNLIYYLAKAEARFLAPVTPGDQLRYEVTTVKLMSKAGILKTQAFVGEKLVAEAEIGFGIKEN comes from the coding sequence ATGGAACTCGACATCCGGCAGATCCAGAAGATCATCCCGCACCGTTTCCCGTTTCTGCTCATCGACCGCGTGACCGTGCTTGAGCCGGGCGTGAAATTGACCGCGATCAAGAACGTCTCCATCAACGAGTCGTTTTTTGTCGGCCATTTCCCGGACGAAAAAGTGATGCCGGGGGTCCTCATCATCGAGGGCATGGCCCAGGCCGGATGCGTTTATTTTTATTACAGTAAAAATCTGCAGGGCAAGAACCTGATCTATTATCTGGCCAAGGCGGAGGCCAGGTTCCTTGCGCCGGTCACTCCCGGCGACCAGCTGCGTTATGAAGTCACCACGGTCAAGTTGATGAGCAAGGCCGGCATCTTGAAGACCCAGGCGTTTGTCGGGGAAAAACTGGTGGCGGAAGCGGAAATCGGGTTCGGAATCAAAGAAAATTGA